The DNA window AAAACAAGGCAGTGGAATTCGATTATGCGGCCACGGGTTGTATAGGCACGCAAACATTATATAGTGCTTATCAAACTTATTTGGCAGATAAGATAAGCTTGAATATTTTTGTCAAGGCTGTATCTAACAATCCCAGAAATATATTAAACCTTCCTGCGATACAGATAGAGCAAGGTGCGGCAGCCAACCTCACTGTATTTGACCCAACAGAAAAATGGATATATAATAAGCAGAACAATCTTTCCAAATCATATAATACACCATTTGATAATATGGAATTTACGGGCAAGGTTTTGAAGGTTATAAAATAAATTGGTATAAATTATAAAAGATTGTTGTAATTTTGAAGAATTATGAGTAATATTATTGAACGCATTACATGCAACCCTGATATTTGTGATGGAAGACCCACGGTTAGAAATACTCGTTATACAGTTGATTTAGTTCTTGACTTAATGGAATGGGAGCAGGCATGAGCGAGGACGAAATAATTCTAGATTATCCAGCAATGGAGAAAGGAGATATTAGGGCGTGTCTTTTGTTCACATCCAAGCTACTTAAATGCAAATCAATTCACCATATTTCTGCATGAAGTTTGAACTTTTGGTGGTAAAAAATAACTTGATAGAATTAAACAATACTGAGTTATTGCTTTCGAAAATTAATGTTCAAAAAAAATCGTAAGTCGTACTCGCCGCAGCGAGGTAAATTGTAAATCCCCACGCATATTTGCAACACTAAAAACCATATAATACCGAATGATTCTTACCGACAAACAAATTCTTGACGAAATATCCAAAGGCACTATCCTTATTGAACCCTTTAGACCCGACTGCATGGGCACCAATAGCTACGATGTGCATTTGGGGCGATACTTGGCCACTTATCAAAACCGTGTGCTCGATTCAAAGCAACATAATAAAATAGATGAGTTCACCATACCCGAAGAAGGATTTGTATTGCAACCCGGTACTTTATATTTGGGTGTAACGGAAGAATATACCGAAACCCATGCCCATGTTCCATTTTTGGAAGGTAAATCCAGTACTGGACGATTGGGAATTGATATACATGCTACTGCAGGAAAAGGCGATGTTGGGTTTTGCAATACCTGGACACTCGAAATTTCTGTAGCACAACCAGTGCGAGTATATGCAGGTATGCCAATCGGTCAGCTTATATATTTTGTAATAGCTGGTGAAGTAGATAATTATTATAATAAAAAGCGTGATGCCAAATACAGCACCCGCACGGTGAAACCTGTAGAGTCGATGATGTGGAAGAATAAGTTTTAAGTCTGATGATTTTGTCCAAGTACCATTAATATTTTAGTACCTTGAAAAAACATCTAATTGTTCTAATAGTATTATATGCATTATTAGCGTTACTGTCATTAAATAGACATTCAAAAGCAGTATTATATAGTTTTACTTCCGAAATTTGGGCAGATAGAGCGGGGTACTTTGTATATATGCCGGCTACTTTTATATATAATTGGGATGCTGATAAACTACCTAATGGTATTACAAAAAAACAGGTTTTGGGTTTGCAATAGATTCAGCAACCCATAAAATAGCAACCAAGCACCCTTATGGTACCGCACTTTTAGCTACCCCATTTTGGTTAATAGCCCATCTGCTATCGCCCGCTAATGATGGCTTTAGTATATATTATCAAAAGGCAATCAATTTTTCTGGCGTGTTCTATTTCCTAGTAGGGATTTATTTTATTTTCCTACTTCTTATACGCAAATTTCCGCCTTGGGTTGCTTGGCTTAGTTGCCTGTGTATTGCTGGCGGATCAAGCGTTTTGTACTATTCAGTGATAGAAGGAGGGATGTCCCATATATATAGCTTTGCCGTTTTTTCTATACTCATATACCTCATTGCAGTAAATGGTTTTAATACAAAATGGGCTTATATAAAGGTAGCTTTACTAGCTACTTTAATCATTATTATCAGACCAATTAATATATTATTCTTGATTCCAGTTTTAATGTTTTATGGTATTGAAACTGGTGAACAGAAGCAGCGTTTAAAATTGCTTTTAGATAAGCGTATGTTTATGTAGGGCCTACCTATTGTTATTATTCTGCTAATTCCCCAATTGTATTACAATTATTATTGTAACGGACATCTCAGCTTAGATTCCTATCAACAAGAAGGATTTATATATAAGTTTTCACCCTTTATAGCCACAGTTGCATTTTCGCCCAATAATGGATTATTTTGCTATGCACCTATTTTGCTTGTTATATTTGGATTCACTACATATAAAGCACTGAAAAAAGAAGCAAATATGTTATTTCCCACACTATTAATATTGTTTTATATTTATCTATATGCATCTTGGTCTTCATATAATTTAGGTTGTAGTGTTGGTCATCGAGCATTTACTGATATAATGCCACTATTGTCAGTTCCAATTGCAGCAATTATATATAGTAAGAGGCGATATTTGTTTATTCCAACATTTATTGTATTGGTAGGCTATACTACCATGCTCACTATTGTTTGGCCTGGTAGCTATTTTGGTAATAGCGACTGGAATTGGGAATGGTTATGGAATTTTCTTATAACTAGTTTCTGATATTGTACACTATGCTAAAAAAGATATATATATTATTGTTTAGTCTTCTTATTGGGTTTTTTACTTTTGCTCAAATAGTCAATTATCCTGCTAAAAAAATAGAAATTCAACATGGATTTAGTGCAAATTATTTTACTAACTCTGAATTAAACTTTAAATCACATAATCATTTTTCTACTAATTTTAGCCTTAGTAAATCCAATCAAATATTTTCGATTGGGACAATTTTTGGGAGCACGAAAAATGATAATTTAAATTTTTTCAAAGGTGGAATATTTTCTTATCAGTATTTTCCAAACAAAACAAACAAGCGTTTCAACTTTTATTTTATATACGATTTTATATATACATTTGAAAAAAGTGGATGGGAAAGAGAAATGCAATTCTCAGGAAACAATGAACATGTAACTTTTAACAGCCCCTGGCATTCACTGAAGAATCAGGTAGGATATGGGTTCAACGTGAATATATATAAAGGGTTTTATCTCACACAAAGTATGAGTATAGGGATTGAATATTATAATTTTGTGAGCAAGACTGTGGTAAAAAACCAACCACAATTATCGAGTACCTATTCAAGTGGGAATATTTTTTCGGGTTCGGGCACTAGTAGTTTGTTGAAATTAGGAATGGGTTATCATTTTAAGAAATGAAAAGAATTTTTATATATCTTCTGCTCATTCAAATATGTTGTACTACTTGCAAGCGTGAATCGTTCAACGACAAATGGGAATTAACTTTCAGCGATGAATTTACAGATACGGTATTGAATAGGAAGGTGTGGAAGACGAATTTCGTGTGGGAGTATCCAGAAGATCAACAAAAATATATTGATTCAGCATTTATAATAAAAGATGGGATTATGCATATTGTCACAAAAAGTGATACCGTGATTGGTTTGGTGGGTGGAAAAGACCATCAATTCTATTATTCTTCAGGAATTATTCAATCGTCTAGGTCATTTGAACAACTATATGGTTATGTAGAAATTAATTGTAAAGTACCATCGGGTATTGGATTCTAGTCATCTTTCGGGATGATGTCAAAATATGCGTGGCCTCCAGAAATTGATATTTTCGAAATTAGTGGACTTAGACCCAACAGGGTGAGTATGACAAATCATTTTGGGAATAGAAATGGGAATGAAAAGCAAACTAGTGGAGCATTTAACGGGTCTGATTTTTCGAATAATTTTCACAAATTTGCACTTGAATGGGATCCAAAAAAAATTATGTGGTATGTTGATGAGATAAAAGTATTTGAAACAGATTATGGAATACCAGATTTAAAAATGTTTTTGGTTTTAAGTGTAAGTTTGGGTGGAGGAAAATTCTCTGGAAAAGTTGATAATACTACGCCTTTGCCAAGTACCACCGATGTAGACTATATAAGAGTTTACAAGCAAAGAAAATAATACAACGACGATCAATTAATCATTTACTCCCAATACACCACCCACCCATCACAGCCCCAATAGATAATACTACAGACAAAAATATATATAATACCGCCACTGCCCATTTATCGTTTTGTATATATTGTAATATCTCTAAACTAAATGCCGAAAAAGTAGTGAAGCCACCCATAAAACCTGTAATGAGTATTAAACTCCAATCATTGGGCAAGCCTTGTTTTTTAAGATACGATGCTGCAAGTCCTGCTAAAAAACAACCTATAATATTAACACTAAAGGTAGGCCAGGGCCAAGTATTCATATTAAATGCAGGTAATAATTTGCCTACCAAAAAGCGGAGCAAGCTGCCCACTGCACCACCAAGCATTACATATATATAAGTTCTCATTGCTATATATTTTTTTGTTCCGCTAAAAACACTTCACTGCAATATTTTATTGATTCGGTCATAGGTATAAATTTAAACCCCAACTCACGTTTTATTTTGTCTGATGAATACTTACTTTCTAAAAGTGCCGTTCTTGCAAGCTCTTTGGTAACAATGGGTTCCTTGCCAGTGAGATAACTATATACACCAAATATTCGCCAGCCAATTTCTGATAAAAAAGGACCAATGTATATATGCGGTCTTTTCTTTTTAAGATTGTCAGCTATCATATTAAAGCAATCGAGAATACTTAAATTTTCACCAACCATTACATAACGCTGTGCTACGATATCACTTTCCATTAATTGTATCATAGCGTTTACCACATCACGCACATCCACATAACCGCCACCGCCTTTGGTATAAAACGGCAAACCTTTATATATATTATAATACATCCGGCCATTGCTTCGCTGCCAAGTGCCTGGCCCGTTTATAATACCGGGGTTAACCATTGCTGCTGGTAAGTCTTCCTCAATGCCACGCCACACTTCCATTTCGGCTTTGTATTTACTAATGGCATAGTTTGAATTATTTCCTGATGTTTCCCATTTGGTATCTTCATCTATTGCTTCCACACCCGATTGTGAACGACCCAATGCCGCTACCGAACTAGCATATATTAATTTCTTAACTCGTAGTGCCAACGCAGTGTTCACCACATTGGCCGTGCCTTCCACATTCACTTCCATCATCAGGTCGCGGTCTTTTTGCTTGAATGAAACCAAGGCCGCACAATGATATATATAATCACAGCCCCGCATGGCGTTTTCTAAAGAAATTATATCATTGATATCACCAAGTACCCATTGTAGTTTTTGTAAATGTTCAGGTGTTATACTATTAAGTTTGCTTACCAATTCAAAATCCGAAAAATCGGTTTGCACACGTTTAATAGCACGCACTTCTTTACCCTGCAAAAGCAATTTGCATATAAGCCAAGTGCCTACCAATCCACTACCGCCGGTTACGAGTATCATGGTGCAAATATAGGGGTCGGTTCGCCGCGACGAACGTGATACGGTTCGTCGTGGCGAATGGGGTGCTGACGCGGGATTGTAATGTGAGTTGGGATTCTACGTGCAGTGTGAGAAAATGAAATGCAATGATTATAATTTTGGTATATGTATTCTAGTCA is part of the Bacteroidota bacterium genome and encodes:
- a CDS encoding glycoside hydrolase family 16 protein, which gives rise to MMSKYAWPPEIDIFEISGLRPNRVSMTNHFGNRNGNEKQTSGAFNGSDFSNNFHKFALEWDPKKIMWYVDEIKVFETDYGIPDLKMFLVLSVSLGGGKFSGKVDNTTPLPSTTDVDYIRVYKQRK
- the dcd gene encoding dCTP deaminase, translating into MILTDKQILDEISKGTILIEPFRPDCMGTNSYDVHLGRYLATYQNRVLDSKQHNKIDEFTIPEEGFVLQPGTLYLGVTEEYTETHAHVPFLEGKSSTGRLGIDIHATAGKGDVGFCNTWTLEISVAQPVRVYAGMPIGQLIYFVIAGEVDNYYNKKRDAKYSTRTVKPVESMMWKNKF
- a CDS encoding NAD-dependent epimerase/dehydratase family protein: MILVTGGSGLVGTWLICKLLLQGKEVRAIKRVQTDFSDFELVSKLNSITPEHLQKLQWVLGDINDIISLENAMRGCDYIYHCAALVSFKQKDRDLMMEVNVEGTANVVNTALALRVKKLIYASSVAALGRSQSGVEAIDEDTKWETSGNNSNYAISKYKAEMEVWRGIEEDLPAAMVNPGIINGPGTWQRSNGRMYYNIYKGLPFYTKGGGGYVDVRDVVNAMIQLMESDIVAQRYVMVGENLSILDCFNMIADNLKKKRPHIYIGPFLSEIGWRIFGVYSYLTGKEPIVTKELARTALLESKYSSDKIKRELGFKFIPMTESIKYCSEVFLAEQKNI
- the crcB gene encoding fluoride efflux transporter CrcB, with product MRTYIYVMLGGAVGSLLRFLVGKLLPAFNMNTWPWPTFSVNIIGCFLAGLAASYLKKQGLPNDWSLILITGFMGGFTTFSAFSLEILQYIQNDKWAVAVLYIFLSVVLSIGAVMGGWCIGSK